One Coffea arabica cultivar ET-39 chromosome 5c, Coffea Arabica ET-39 HiFi, whole genome shotgun sequence DNA window includes the following coding sequences:
- the LOC140007197 gene encoding uncharacterized protein translates to MEKAYDRVEWPFLLYMLRQFGFTEQVVDLCFRTFSNSWFSVHINGEPTGFYVSAGSRVPYLAFADDTMIFTQCSRDALSAIKLFLELYQSWSGQKVNADKSSFSPHSGITPEQSQLVQSILGFQEQRLPIRYLGVPLTKGRVSCVMFDGLLAKLCQRLFHWSSKLLTMGGKIVLIRHVLTSIPLHLLQALQPPKAVLWLWAEFATVFCGTTPSWKKGCIGQLGKKFVSR, encoded by the exons ATGGAGAAAGCTTATGATCGGGTAGAGTGGCCATTCCTGCTTTACATGCTTCGGCAGTTTGGGTTCACTGAGCAGGTGGTTGATTTGTGCTTCAGGACATTTTCGAATTCCTGGTTCTCAGTGCACATAAATGGCGAGCCTACTGG ATTTTATGTCTCAGCTGGGTCGCGGGTTCCCTATTTGGCATTTGCGGATGATACCATGATATTCACACAGTGTTCAAGAGATGCGTTAAGTGCGATTAAGCTCTTCTTGGAGTTATACCAATCGTGGTCGGGGCAGAAGGTAAATGCCGATAAGAGCTCGTTCTCCCCACACTCTGGTATAACGCCAGAGCAAAGTCAATTGGTGCAGTCCATCCTCGGGTTCCAAGAGCAGCGGCTTCCTATCAGGTACCTGGGGGTCCCGCTAACAAAAGGGAGGGTGAGTTGCGTGATGTTTGATGGGTTGCTAGCAAAACTGTGTCAGAGGCTGTTTCACTGGAGCTCCAAGTTGTTAACCATGGGGGGTAAGATTGTTCTTATCCGTCATGTTCTTACGTCGATTCCGCTCCACCTGTTACAGGCGCTACAGCCCCCTAAAGCGGTGTTGTGGCTCTGGGCAGAATTTGCAACGGTTTTCTGTGGGACCACTCCATCATGGAAAAAAGGGTGCATTGGGCAGCTTGGGAAAAAGTTTGTTTCCCGGTAG